Proteins encoded by one window of Chryseobacterium aquaeductus:
- a CDS encoding transketolase, protein MSKSIEELKSLTTQIRRDILRMVHAVNSGHPGGSLGCTEYFTALYGKVMNYNLPFTMEGKNEDHFYLSNGHISPVFYSTLARFEFFPVAELSTFRKLDSRLQGHPTTHEGLPGIRIASGSLGQGLSVALGVAQGKKLDGDDSLVYTLHGDGELQEGQVWEALMYAAAKKVDNIISTIDYNGRQIDGDTDDVLSLGNLHAKLEAFGWIVLEEKNGNDLEAVIAILERAKTETGNGKPVVIILHTEMGNGVDYMMGSHAWHGKAPNDEQLDTAFKQLYLEAPADY, encoded by the coding sequence ATGAGTAAAAGTATTGAAGAGCTGAAATCTCTTACTACGCAAATCAGAAGAGACATTTTAAGAATGGTTCACGCTGTGAATTCAGGACATCCTGGTGGAAGTTTAGGCTGTACAGAGTATTTCACCGCACTTTATGGTAAAGTGATGAACTACAATTTGCCATTCACCATGGAAGGTAAAAATGAAGATCACTTCTATCTTTCAAACGGACATATTTCGCCGGTTTTCTATTCTACACTGGCAAGATTCGAGTTTTTTCCGGTAGCAGAATTAAGCACTTTCAGAAAATTAGATTCAAGATTACAAGGTCATCCAACAACCCACGAAGGTTTGCCGGGAATAAGAATTGCTTCCGGATCTTTAGGTCAGGGACTTTCTGTAGCTCTTGGTGTTGCTCAGGGTAAAAAATTAGACGGTGACGATTCTTTAGTATATACTCTTCACGGAGATGGAGAATTGCAGGAAGGTCAGGTTTGGGAAGCTTTGATGTATGCTGCAGCGAAAAAAGTAGACAATATTATCTCAACAATTGATTATAACGGTCGCCAGATTGACGGAGATACTGATGATGTATTAAGTTTAGGAAATTTACACGCAAAACTTGAAGCTTTCGGGTGGATTGTTTTGGAAGAGAAAAATGGTAACGATCTTGAAGCGGTAATCGCTATTCTTGAAAGAGCAAAAACCGAAACCGGAAACGGAAAACCTGTAGTAATCATCCTTCATACAGAAATGGGAAATGGTGTTGATTACATGATGGGAAGCCACGCATGGCATGGTAAAGCTCCGAATGATGAACAATTGGATACGGCTTTCAAACAATTATACTTAGAGGCTCCGGCAGATTATTAA
- a CDS encoding Lrp/AsnC family transcriptional regulator, with protein sequence MNYQLDEIDKKILDFLVENTRMPFTEIAKQMDVSAGTIHVRVKKMEDAGIILGSSLNLDYGKLDYHFTAFIGILLTKSNRTQEVLKELGTIPNVVEASVISGKYNIFCKVKAKNTEDAKKIIYQIDDIQDVMRTESMISMEEFLSDKNRLINAISI encoded by the coding sequence ATGAACTATCAACTGGACGAAATAGACAAGAAAATTCTTGATTTCTTAGTAGAAAATACAAGAATGCCATTTACAGAAATTGCAAAGCAGATGGATGTATCTGCAGGTACAATACACGTAAGGGTGAAGAAAATGGAAGATGCAGGTATTATTTTAGGATCATCTCTTAATTTAGATTACGGTAAACTAGATTACCACTTTACAGCTTTTATCGGAATCCTTTTAACAAAATCAAACCGTACTCAAGAGGTTTTGAAAGAGTTAGGAACAATTCCAAACGTAGTAGAAGCAAGCGTTATCTCAGGAAAATATAACATTTTCTGCAAGGTAAAAGCTAAAAACACTGAAGATGCTAAAAAAATTATTTATCAGATCGACGACATCCAAGATGTTATGAGAACTGAAAGTATGATCTCTATGGAAGAGTTTTTAAGCGATAAAAACAGATTGATCAACGCAATCTCAATTTAA
- a CDS encoding sodium:solute symporter yields the protein MNPGTILLLFVFVYFVGLLVISYFTSRNSDNQSFFIGNKKSKWWLVAFGMIGTSLSGVTFISVPGTVGKMTGSEYIFGGFEYYMMVIGFFIGYFIVAAILLPLYYKMNLTSIYTYLGKRFNVEAHKIGSIFFIVSRAIGATARLYLVVNVLQIFLLEGLGVPFWVTAMVLLLMVLLYTFEGGVKTIVITDTLQTSFMIISLIACIVYILSNLNLSFGEAYTILGEKNYTHFINFDPNSKTFFLKTILGGIFITIAMTGLDQEMMQKNISVDNLQNSKKNMLTFAGTLLFVNLAFLFLGGLLYLFALQNGAGYSEVTSIVDGKEVVSNVFGFKDTAGNVKNIMGDDLFPALSLNGYFPMAISVIFIIGLISALFPSADGALTAVTSSYCVDLLNLNEDKTRTEKQKKHLRMKIHLTFTVVFFILIMVFKAMNDKSIVYLIMEIAGYTYGPLLGLFAFGIFTKFKISRKYSILAVTLLAPVLTYLINLSVTTYTDYRIGVELIILNGLLTFIGLWLVKNKNYLKLV from the coding sequence ATGAATCCGGGAACCATCCTTTTGCTGTTTGTATTCGTTTATTTCGTAGGGCTTTTGGTCATCTCATATTTTACCAGCCGAAATTCTGATAATCAATCATTTTTTATCGGTAATAAAAAAAGTAAGTGGTGGCTCGTAGCTTTTGGGATGATAGGAACCAGCCTCAGTGGTGTTACTTTTATTTCCGTACCGGGAACTGTGGGGAAAATGACCGGAAGCGAATATATTTTCGGAGGTTTTGAATATTACATGATGGTGATAGGTTTCTTCATCGGATATTTTATCGTCGCAGCAATATTACTTCCACTTTACTATAAGATGAATCTCACTTCTATATATACCTATTTAGGAAAAAGATTCAATGTAGAAGCACATAAAATCGGTTCGATATTTTTCATTGTTTCACGGGCGATTGGAGCAACAGCAAGATTATATTTGGTTGTCAATGTTTTACAGATTTTTTTACTGGAAGGTCTAGGCGTTCCATTTTGGGTAACCGCAATGGTACTTTTACTGATGGTACTTCTATACACCTTCGAGGGTGGCGTGAAAACCATCGTCATCACAGATACTTTGCAGACTTCGTTTATGATCATCAGTTTGATCGCCTGTATCGTCTATATTTTATCTAATTTAAATCTCTCTTTCGGCGAAGCATACACTATTTTAGGAGAGAAAAACTATACCCATTTTATCAATTTTGATCCCAATTCCAAAACATTTTTCCTGAAAACAATTTTGGGAGGAATTTTCATTACCATCGCAATGACAGGTCTTGATCAGGAAATGATGCAGAAAAACATTTCTGTTGACAATCTTCAGAACTCGAAAAAAAATATGTTGACTTTTGCAGGAACTTTACTTTTTGTAAATCTTGCCTTCTTATTTTTAGGTGGTTTGCTTTATCTTTTTGCCTTGCAAAATGGTGCGGGATATTCTGAAGTAACAAGCATTGTAGACGGAAAAGAAGTTGTTTCTAATGTTTTCGGATTCAAAGATACAGCAGGAAACGTAAAAAACATAATGGGGGACGACTTATTCCCGGCTTTATCACTTAATGGGTATTTTCCGATGGCAATTTCTGTTATTTTTATCATCGGTTTGATCTCCGCATTATTTCCTTCTGCGGATGGTGCACTGACAGCAGTTACAAGTTCTTATTGTGTAGATTTATTAAATTTAAATGAAGATAAAACCCGAACTGAAAAACAGAAGAAACATCTTCGTATGAAAATACACTTGACGTTTACAGTGGTTTTCTTTATTCTGATCATGGTCTTCAAAGCAATGAATGACAAATCTATTGTTTACCTGATCATGGAAATCGCAGGTTACACCTACGGACCGCTTTTAGGACTTTTTGCTTTCGGAATCTTTACTAAATTTAAAATTTCAAGAAAATATTCTATTCTTGCGGTGACACTTTTAGCACCGGTTCTTACTTATTTAATAAATTTATCTGTAACTACCTACACCGATTACAGAATTGGTGTTGAGTTGATTATTTTGAATGGATTGTTGACATTTATTGGTTTGTGGTTGGTCAAGAATAAGAATTATTTGAAGTTGGTATAA
- a CDS encoding transketolase family protein, with the protein MKYTYTEKKDTRSGFGAGLAELADTNPNVVALCADLIGSLKMEKFIEKAPERFYQVGIAEANMMGLAAGLSITGKIPFTGTFANFSTSRVYDQIRQSIAYSGKNVKICASHAGLTLGEDGATHQVLEDIGMMKMLPEMTVINPCDYNQTKAATIAIADFEGPVYLRFGRPTVPVFMPENMPFEIGKGILLQEGTDVTIVATGHLVWESLVAADELEKEGISCEVINIHTIKPLDEEIILKSVEKTGKIVTAEEHNYLGGLGESVAGMLARKRPTRQEFVAVNDTFGESATPAELMKKYKIDAAAVKEAVKRILA; encoded by the coding sequence ATGAAATATACATATACAGAAAAAAAAGATACACGCTCAGGATTCGGGGCTGGTTTAGCTGAATTAGCTGATACAAACCCCAACGTTGTGGCACTTTGTGCAGACCTTATCGGTTCTTTGAAAATGGAAAAATTCATCGAAAAAGCTCCTGAAAGATTCTACCAAGTTGGTATTGCAGAAGCAAATATGATGGGATTGGCCGCAGGTTTGAGCATTACCGGAAAAATTCCTTTTACCGGAACTTTTGCTAACTTCTCTACCTCAAGAGTATACGACCAGATTCGTCAGTCTATCGCATATTCTGGGAAAAATGTAAAAATATGTGCTTCTCACGCAGGTCTTACTTTGGGTGAAGACGGTGCAACACACCAGGTTTTGGAAGACATCGGAATGATGAAAATGCTACCAGAAATGACGGTAATCAACCCTTGTGATTATAACCAGACGAAAGCTGCTACGATTGCAATTGCAGATTTTGAAGGTCCTGTTTACTTAAGATTCGGAAGACCGACCGTTCCTGTATTTATGCCGGAAAATATGCCTTTTGAGATTGGGAAAGGTATTCTTTTGCAGGAAGGAACTGATGTAACGATTGTTGCAACGGGGCATTTGGTTTGGGAATCTTTAGTGGCTGCAGATGAGCTTGAAAAAGAAGGTATTTCTTGCGAAGTGATCAATATCCATACCATCAAACCTTTGGATGAAGAGATCATTTTAAAATCAGTTGAAAAAACAGGAAAAATTGTAACTGCTGAAGAACACAATTATCTTGGTGGTTTAGGAGAATCTGTTGCGGGAATGTTGGCAAGGAAAAGACCTACAAGACAGGAATTTGTGGCAGTAAATGATACTTTCGGAGAATCTGCCACACCAGCTGAATTAATGAAAAAATATAAAATTGACGCAGCGGCTGTGAAAGAAGCTGTGAAGAGAATTTTAGCATAA
- a CDS encoding OsmC family protein: MAVTVKASLGRTKYYTEVIAGENQLITDEPIDKGGQNKGFNPFEILATSLASCTAATLRMYIDRKEWNVEKIDVEVELENFPLTKLAVFKRNISFEANDLSEDQLKRLHAIADACPIHKILINEIEIQTKFS, translated from the coding sequence ATGGCTGTAACTGTAAAAGCTAGTCTTGGCAGAACAAAATATTATACAGAAGTGATCGCTGGTGAAAATCAATTGATTACCGACGAACCTATTGATAAAGGCGGACAGAATAAGGGTTTTAATCCGTTTGAAATCCTGGCAACTTCTTTGGCTAGCTGTACCGCAGCAACTTTACGAATGTATATCGACAGAAAAGAATGGAATGTGGAAAAAATTGATGTAGAGGTAGAACTGGAAAATTTTCCGCTTACAAAATTGGCAGTTTTTAAAAGAAATATTAGTTTTGAAGCTAATGATCTGAGTGAGGACCAGCTGAAAAGGCTTCACGCAATTGCAGACGCTTGTCCGATTCATAAAATATTAATCAACGAAATAGAAATTCAAACCAAATTTTCATAA
- a CDS encoding GNAT family N-acetyltransferase encodes MIEVQQKNDHKHGSFEASIEGKKAGLMTYTWAGEERFIIDHTEVDEAYNGKGVGKEMLIKAVEFAREKGKKIIPLCPFAKATFQKNEDLQDVL; translated from the coding sequence ATGATAGAAGTACAACAAAAAAACGACCACAAACACGGAAGCTTCGAAGCTTCAATTGAAGGAAAAAAAGCAGGTTTAATGACTTACACTTGGGCTGGTGAAGAGAGATTCATTATCGATCATACGGAGGTTGACGAAGCCTACAACGGAAAAGGAGTAGGAAAAGAAATGCTTATAAAAGCCGTGGAATTCGCCAGAGAAAAAGGTAAAAAAATCATTCCGCTTTGCCCTTTCGCAAAAGCTACTTTTCAGAAAAATGAAGATTTGCAGGATGTGCTGTAA
- a CDS encoding IS5 family transposase translates to MLGKIKDDLQQNLFKTRLTELINMEHPLVKLAHEISWDKIESEFENLFSEGGRPSIAIRKIAGMLLLKEMFKESDETVVERWIENAYWQYFTGETFFQTQQPFDPSNFVHFRKRIGENGLEFLLGQSVSLHPKAKTEDEVQVDTTVQEKNITFPTDAKLAKKVIDNCGRIAEKEGVIQRQSYRRVSKQLLRNAYFGHHPKRQKNARMARKKLRTIGKRLLRELERKLPKDVLRNHEDVFKIYLKALTQERNTKDKIYSLHEPQIACIAKGKSGKNYEFGTKVAVVRGRKTGIITSVKRFLGNPHDSKTLEESLAQSERVRKSVGGTRPTKATTDRGFRGIKEVEGTAILLPTKKGKTKYGQQVARLRFRARAAIEPCISHLKRNHSLGLNFLKGVAGDIHNALLAGIGYNLKMRLNQLKKQILLWLELVFKIFLAKYNFQNEKLAF, encoded by the coding sequence ATGTTAGGCAAAATAAAAGATGATTTACAGCAAAATTTATTCAAAACTAGGCTTACTGAACTCATTAATATGGAGCATCCGTTGGTAAAATTGGCACATGAGATTTCCTGGGATAAAATAGAGTCAGAGTTTGAAAATTTATTTTCGGAAGGCGGAAGACCTTCTATTGCGATTCGCAAAATAGCAGGAATGCTTTTGCTCAAGGAGATGTTTAAAGAAAGCGATGAGACGGTTGTAGAAAGATGGATTGAGAATGCGTATTGGCAGTATTTCACAGGAGAAACCTTTTTTCAGACCCAGCAGCCTTTCGATCCGAGCAATTTTGTACACTTTAGAAAAAGAATTGGCGAGAACGGATTGGAATTTCTTTTGGGACAAAGCGTTTCCCTTCATCCCAAAGCCAAAACAGAAGATGAAGTTCAGGTAGACACCACCGTTCAGGAGAAGAATATTACTTTTCCCACGGATGCGAAACTGGCAAAAAAAGTAATTGATAATTGCGGAAGAATAGCCGAAAAAGAAGGTGTTATACAAAGGCAAAGCTACAGAAGAGTAAGCAAACAACTGCTGAGGAATGCTTATTTTGGACACCATCCCAAAAGGCAGAAAAATGCTAGAATGGCAAGAAAAAAACTCAGGACTATCGGCAAAAGATTGCTTCGGGAATTGGAAAGAAAACTTCCTAAAGATGTTTTGAGAAACCACGAAGACGTTTTTAAAATTTACCTCAAAGCACTTACTCAAGAACGTAACACGAAAGATAAAATTTACAGTCTTCACGAGCCTCAAATCGCCTGTATTGCGAAAGGAAAATCGGGAAAGAATTACGAGTTTGGGACAAAAGTAGCGGTAGTAAGAGGTCGGAAAACAGGCATCATCACCTCGGTAAAGAGATTTCTTGGCAATCCTCACGATAGTAAAACATTAGAAGAATCCTTGGCACAAAGTGAACGGGTGAGAAAATCCGTTGGCGGAACAAGACCTACGAAAGCCACTACAGACCGAGGATTTAGAGGAATCAAAGAAGTAGAAGGAACAGCAATTTTGCTTCCCACAAAAAAAGGAAAAACAAAATATGGGCAACAAGTAGCCAGATTAAGATTCCGAGCAAGAGCAGCAATAGAACCTTGTATCTCACATTTAAAAAGAAACCACTCCTTAGGATTAAACTTTCTGAAAGGAGTGGCTGGAGATATTCATAATGCATTATTAGCCGGTATTGGATACAATTTGAAAATGAGATTGAACCAACTTAAAAAACAAATTCTTCTTTGGCTCGAACTTGTTTTCAAAATATTTTTAGCCAAATATAATTTTCAAAATGAAAAATTAGCTTTTTAA